One Carassius gibelio isolate Cgi1373 ecotype wild population from Czech Republic chromosome A7, carGib1.2-hapl.c, whole genome shotgun sequence DNA window includes the following coding sequences:
- the LOC128016557 gene encoding secretory carrier-associated membrane protein 2 isoform X2: MSGFDSNPFAKPVDVNPFQDPSVTLVTNTAADGIGEFNPFTAGALDQRTIPISAPSQPAVLQTTVEPSPQASVAAGQAELLRQQAELEKKAAELERKDQELRDRDTALGKENNWPPLPKFFPIKPCFYQDFNEEIPVEYQKVCKMMYYLWMYHSLTLFLNLLACLVGFSVSTKNGVDFGLSVLWFILFTPVAFLCWYRPVYKAFKSDSSFSFFFFFFIFSFQVIVYIIQSVGIPNWGNSGWITAISMFEISIAASVFMMVVAGFFSVNAVLSIILLKMVHSMYRHAGASFQKAQEEFSQGAVTNRTVQSAASTAASSAVQGAFQ; the protein is encoded by the exons ATGTCTGGATTCGATAGCAACCCCTTTGCCAAACCAGTTGATGTCAATCCTTTTCAG GATCCATCAGTTACTCTGGTGACTAACACAGCAGCTGATGGCATAGGAGAGTTTAACCCATTCACAGCTGGTGCTCTG GATCAGCGCACCATTCCCATTTCAGCCCCCTCTCAGCCGGCCGTCCTCCAGACCACAGTGGAGCCCAGTCCACAA GCCAGTGTCGCTGCGGGACAGGCTGAGCTCCTCCGTCAGCAAGCGGAGCTGGAGAAGAAGGCTGCGGAGCTGGAGCGTAAAGATCAGGAGCTTCGGGATCGAGACACAGCATTAG GTAAAGAAAACAACTGGCCACCCTTGCCCAAGTTTTTCCCCATAAAACCTTGCTTCTATCAGGATTTCAATGAAGAAATTCCTGTGGAATATCAGAAGGTTTGCAAGATGATGTACTACCTCTGGATGT ATCACAGTCTGACACTGTTTCTGAACCTGCTGGCCTGTCTGGTGGGTTTCAGTGTCTCTACTAAAAATGGAGTGGACTTCGGACTCTCAGTCCTCTGGTTTATTTTGTTTACTCCCGTAGCTTTCCTCTGCTGGTACCGACCCGTATACAAAGCCTTTAA GTCTGACAGCTCCTTcagcttcttctttttcttcttcattttctcATTCCAAGTAATAGTGTACATCATTCAGAGTGTGGGGATCCCCAACTGGGGAAACAG CGGCTGGATCACGGCCATCTCTATGTTTGAGATTAGCATAGCCGCGTCAGTCTTCATGATGGTGGTGGCTGGATTCTTCAGTGTCAATGCTGTGCTGTCCATCATCTTACTGAAAATG GTTCACTCCATGTACAGACACGCAGGTGCGAGCTTCCAGAAGGCCCAGGAAGAGTTTTCTCAGGGGGCCGTCACTAACCGAACCGTCCAGTCTGCTGCAAGCACAGCTGCATCTTCAGCCGTGCAGGGAGCCTTTCAGTAA
- the LOC128016557 gene encoding secretory carrier-associated membrane protein 2 isoform X1 — translation MSGFDSNPFAKPVDVNPFQDPSVTLVTNTAADGIGEFNPFTAGALDQRTIPISAPSQPAVLQTTVEPSPQASVAAGQAELLRQQAELEKKAAELERKDQELRDRDTALGKENNWPPLPKFFPIKPCFYQDFNEEIPVEYQKVCKMMYYLWMYHSLTLFLNLLACLVGFSVSTKNGVDFGLSVLWFILFTPVAFLCWYRPVYKAFKSDSSFSFFFFFFIFSFQVIVYIIQSVGIPNWGNRFPLHNLPVVTSLGWITAISMFEISIAASVFMMVVAGFFSVNAVLSIILLKMVHSMYRHAGASFQKAQEEFSQGAVTNRTVQSAASTAASSAVQGAFQ, via the exons ATGTCTGGATTCGATAGCAACCCCTTTGCCAAACCAGTTGATGTCAATCCTTTTCAG GATCCATCAGTTACTCTGGTGACTAACACAGCAGCTGATGGCATAGGAGAGTTTAACCCATTCACAGCTGGTGCTCTG GATCAGCGCACCATTCCCATTTCAGCCCCCTCTCAGCCGGCCGTCCTCCAGACCACAGTGGAGCCCAGTCCACAA GCCAGTGTCGCTGCGGGACAGGCTGAGCTCCTCCGTCAGCAAGCGGAGCTGGAGAAGAAGGCTGCGGAGCTGGAGCGTAAAGATCAGGAGCTTCGGGATCGAGACACAGCATTAG GTAAAGAAAACAACTGGCCACCCTTGCCCAAGTTTTTCCCCATAAAACCTTGCTTCTATCAGGATTTCAATGAAGAAATTCCTGTGGAATATCAGAAGGTTTGCAAGATGATGTACTACCTCTGGATGT ATCACAGTCTGACACTGTTTCTGAACCTGCTGGCCTGTCTGGTGGGTTTCAGTGTCTCTACTAAAAATGGAGTGGACTTCGGACTCTCAGTCCTCTGGTTTATTTTGTTTACTCCCGTAGCTTTCCTCTGCTGGTACCGACCCGTATACAAAGCCTTTAA GTCTGACAGCTCCTTcagcttcttctttttcttcttcattttctcATTCCAAGTAATAGTGTACATCATTCAGAGTGTGGGGATCCCCAACTGGGGAAACAG ATTTCCACTTCATAATCTGCCGGTGGTCACCTCTCT CGGCTGGATCACGGCCATCTCTATGTTTGAGATTAGCATAGCCGCGTCAGTCTTCATGATGGTGGTGGCTGGATTCTTCAGTGTCAATGCTGTGCTGTCCATCATCTTACTGAAAATG GTTCACTCCATGTACAGACACGCAGGTGCGAGCTTCCAGAAGGCCCAGGAAGAGTTTTCTCAGGGGGCCGTCACTAACCGAACCGTCCAGTCTGCTGCAAGCACAGCTGCATCTTCAGCCGTGCAGGGAGCCTTTCAGTAA